From the Eleutherodactylus coqui strain aEleCoq1 chromosome 7, aEleCoq1.hap1, whole genome shotgun sequence genome, one window contains:
- the LOC136573259 gene encoding olfactory receptor 51G2-like, with amino-acid sequence MISSINASDSRDVLTLVLVGIPGLEHIYPWILVSFCFLYVISLIGNSILFFIIKTDTFLQTPMYDLVSRLALTDLGLSLVTLPTVLGVFCLQSLRLSVPCCLLQMFFVHCLSVIESSVLLTMAYDRFVAICNPLRYSSLLTRPLTSRLGLFSVLRGVAVILPIPLMLRCSSLCKSSILSHAFCLHPDVMRLLCSHMSVNNLYSIFAVLSTMGLDAVFITLSYVFILRAVCGLGSSSERCKAFHRCACHISVVLLFYSPMISLSMIHRFGGHKTRFPHVVLAYLHFLLPPALNPILYGVNSKCIYQRLVHRIQHIRLDKVKKPQDNVQ; translated from the coding sequence ATGATCTCCTCAATTAACGCTTCGGACAGCAGAGACGTCCTGACGCTAGTCCTGGTGGGAATTCCTGGCCTGGAGCACATCTACCCCTGGATATTAGTCTCATTCTGCTTCCTCTATGTCATTTCTTTGATTGGGAACAGCATCTTGTTCTTCATCATTAAGACAGATACATTCTTACAGACGCCCATGTATGACCTGGTTTCTAGGCTGGCGCTCACTGACCTGGGTCTGTCCCTGGTGACCCTTCCCACGGTATTAGGCGTGTTTTGCCTCCAGTCTCTCAGGCTTTCTGTGCCCTGCTGTCTGCTCCAGATGTTCTTCGTCCATTGCTTGTCTGTCATAGAATCTTCCGTCCTTCTAACCATGGCCTATGACAGATTTGTGGCTATCTGCAACCCCCTACGATACTCGTCTCTTCTTACCAGACCCCTCACTAGCAGATTGGGGCTGTTCTCGGTTTTACGGGGTGTGGCTGTCATTTTGCCGATCCCACTGATGCTGCGTTGCTCCAGTCTTTGTAAGAGTAGCATACTGTCCCATGCTTTCTGCCTGCACCCGGATGTCATGAGGCTCCTCTGTTCCCATATGTCAGTGAACAATTTATACAGTATTTTTGCCGTTCTCTCCACGATGGGCCTAGATGCTGTTTTCATCACTCTGTCCTATGTCTTCATACTGAGAGCTGTGTGTGGCCTGGGCTCATCCTCTGAGCGTTGTAAAGCCTTCCACCGTTGTGCGTGCCATATCAGCGTTGTGCTTCTGTTCTACAGCCCCATGATCAGCCTGTCTATGATTCACAGATTTGGGGGCCACAAGACCAGGTTTCCACATGTGGTTTTGGCTTACCTGCACTTCCTCTTACCACCAGCGCTGAATCCCATCTTGTACGGCGTGAACTCTAAATGCATCTACCAGCGGTTGGTGCACCGGATACAACACATCCGGTTAGACAAGGTCAAGAAGCCACAGGACAATGTCCAATGA